The following coding sequences are from one Stegostoma tigrinum isolate sSteTig4 chromosome 11, sSteTig4.hap1, whole genome shotgun sequence window:
- the LOC132210258 gene encoding uncharacterized protein LOC132210258, with the protein MPNLKKLPSSLRTNLRESLSHCNSLVISSALKLLDHVLKQTRYHSHITFLSTCLRNQIIPKGLQSTFQPSQFGPNRDHLYTQNIQTLQKRFSLRVLKQTLAAMRRHLQALQSSLPQLRASLSQTCKGPLLFFILRRIHRLNTQFHSALLDTKNPSAVPIISETSGGAVWDSGMRAEGSQIQTRGGATSAKSKCDATSEHMAVSI; encoded by the exons atgcctaacctgaagaagttaccctcctccctccggaccaacctcagggaatctctctcccattgcaactctcttgtaatctcttcggccttgaaactgctcgaccatgtcctgaagcaaaccaggtaccacagccacatcacctttctcagcacctgcctacggaaccagatcatccccaagggactacagtccacatttcagccttcccaatttggccccaaccgtgaccacctctacacccagaacattcagacccttcagaagcggttctccctgcgagtcctgaaacagacacttgcagccatgcgccggcacctccaggcactgcaatccagcctgccccagctcagagcctccctctcccagacctgcaaaggacccctgctgttttttatcctccgcaggatccacagactgaacacccagttccactcagctttactggacaccaaaaatc catctgcagttcccattatctctgagactagTGGTGGAGCTGTGTGGGACTCAGGAATGAGAGCAGAGGGATCCCAGATACAGACAAGAGGTGGCGCTACTTCAGCAAAATCAAAATGTGATGCCACAAGTGAGCACATGG